In the genome of Paraburkholderia azotifigens, the window AAGGTGCCGGCGCTGCGCCCTTAACCGGCAGAAGATGCGCATGCTGAGCAATGTTGTGAGGAGCGGGCTTCCGAGCTCCGTCGATGGTTGAGTGCGGATAATTTCTTCCTGCAGTCGGCCCGCATACACGCGCTCTGTCAGACAGCTCTCAATCGGCTTAATTGTTTGCGAGACAATCGCAGAACAGTCTGTATCGAAGCTTTCTGCCTCGAAACCGACCGTATGTAGCAGTCTGGCGTCACTCCTTGCCGGATGAACGTACGTGTCAACTGCTTGTGCGAAGAAGAGCTCAATTTTGCTGAACGGAGAGAGCTGGGCCGGTTCCGCTACTATTGCGCGCCCGAAACTTCGCTCGACGCTGTGGACGAGGGTGCTGCGGAACAATGACCGCTTGTCAGCGAACGCGTTATAGAGGCTTCCGCAACTCATGTCCGCACAGTGCGCAAGCTTGCGCATTGACGCGTCCAGGAAGTTGTCTTCTCCAAAATAACTGAAGGCTGCGTCGATGACGTCGAACTTATTAAATTCTCGTGGACTTAGCATAATTTCCGCAAGTTAAACTGTTTCGGAACCCGGATCCGCGCCCGCAAAAGATAACCCTGTCGACGAGTGTAATTTTTCAAGCCTAATTCGATTGGTTCGGATCTCCTTGCTTCATTGGCGGAACTTTGATAACCGCTGTGCGGCGCCGTATGGATATCGTTCAAGCCGAATGACTCGCCAAGCCCGTATCGTATCTTTTTGATCGGTCGCCAGGTCGCATAGATCTTTCTATGACGCAATCATTTGAATCGAGTCGGAGCGACTGAACCAATATCGCTAGGTGCCGCGAACCATATATCCGCCAAGCCATACACGCGTATTGCAATGCGGTGAACTGCTCAGTATGGTCATTTACCACCCATGCAACACACTAAGTACGGTCTATTGACAGTTTGACAGTTGCGACATGAGCTTCGGTATTTCCTCCCACTGCATATCAGTTTCCAGCCGGGTAAGCTCACTGTCCATATTAACAAGTTCCCGGGTTGTACCGGCGTCGCATACGTATGCGACGATATACTTCGGTATGTCTTACTTAGACGTCTTTTATGGGTGCGCACAAAAATATTCCGTTAATCTGGATTGTAGAGGGTAATGTAAGTCAAGTTAGTCGAATCACATCGTTACGCTGTAACGGTGTGGACCTATTCGAGCTGTGAGAGTCTTCCTGGAAGTCTGGAACGTACGGCGACATCTCGTGCGACTATTTCGAGTGGCGAACGCGCGGCACCTGTTGCGGTAGGGCTCTTTCTGTAGCCGCATCGGACCGCCGGTGCTGATTACGAAAGAGCAACTTTCCGCGTCTGCTTTCTGCCCTGGTGTCGTGACCGACAAAGAGCGACGCAGACATAGGGGGGGACTTGATTGCAGCGCCGGTGACGGCATATGCGTGCAATATGTGCGGGACTTTTACAGGCAGACGGCCCGTAAGAGGTAAGGGGCAGCATCAGGCGTTCGAGCCGAAGCGGTGCTGGGGAGGTGATGTGCTTTCTTCCGTGAGTCGAATCGATGCTTCGAGAACTGATTGCTGAGTACGGTTTGCCGTTGGTTTTTCTGAACGTACTGCTTGAGTCGCTTGGTTTGCCAGTGCCGGCGATGCCAACGCTTTTACTAACCGGCGTGATCACCTCGTTGGTAGGCGGCTATGAGAACGTTTGG includes:
- a CDS encoding TetR/AcrR family transcriptional regulator, with product MLSPREFNKFDVIDAAFSYFGEDNFLDASMRKLAHCADMSCGSLYNAFADKRSLFRSTLVHSVERSFGRAIVAEPAQLSPFSKIELFFAQAVDTYVHPARSDARLLHTVGFEAESFDTDCSAIVSQTIKPIESCLTERVYAGRLQEEIIRTQPSTELGSPLLTTLLSMRIFCRLRAQRRHLEKRLSDASPIEESEDQLTLQTQTVSLHATLQAGKRREQASSRHKQKPEFFVLQQA